GTCTCCGCGTTCCGGCGGACGCGTTTCTCGCCGATGTAGGTCTGTCGCTGGATGGAGACGATATCCAGGTCCTGGAGCATCTGGACGGGCACGTTGAGCGGCGCGTTCTGCAACCGCGAGATGACCGTATCGACCGAGTCGGCGTGGAACGTCGTGTAGGCCGTGTGGCCGGTCGACATCGCCTGGAAGAAGGTCAGTGCGACCCGCTCTTCGGTTCGAATCTCGCCCACGAGGAGGTACTCCGGGCGCTGGCGGAGCGCGGCGTTCAGCAGGTTGTACATGCTGACCTCGCCCCGTCCCTCCGAGGTCAGCGGCGTCCGGGTGACGCTCTGGATCCAGTTCTCGTGTGGCAGGTCGATCTCCCGGGTGTCCTCGATGGAGACGATCTTGCTGCGCGGCGGGATGAAAAACGAGATGGCGTTCATGCTCGAGGTCTTGCCCGACCCCGTCCCGCCGGCGAAGATGAGCGACTTGTTGTTCTGGATGGCGACCCAGTAGTACGCCATCTGCTCGGCGGAGAACGTGTTCCAGCGGACGAGGTCGACGGGCGTGAACGGGATGTCCGCGAACTTCCGGATGGTGAAGTTCGACCCGCGGGTGCTGATGTCGCCCCCGAGGGTCATCTGGACGCGCGACCCGTTCGGGAGCGAGGCGTCGACCAGCGGGTTCGAGACGGTGAGCTGTTTCCCGGCCCGCTGGGCCGTCCGGAAGATGAAGGTGTCCAGCGACTCGCGGTCGAACGCGATGTTCGTCTTCAGGTCGCGGTACTCGCGGTGGTAGACGAACACGGGGACGTTCGTCCCGTCACAGGAGACGTCCTCGACGGCCGGGTCGCGCATGATGGGGTCGATGGCCCCGTAGTCGATGAAGTCCCGAACCAGGTAGTACAGCAACTTGTACAGCGTCCCGTTCTCGACCGTGGCCGCGTTCTCCAGGATCATCTCCGTCGCCTCGCTGACGAACAGCTCGCGGCGCTCGGTCTCGTCGTCGAACTCCTTGTACATGAGCTGGTTGCGCAGCAGCTCGACGAGGTCCTGTCGGACGTACCGCTCGAAGTTGTTCATCAGCACCTCCTCGACGAGGTATCTGTGTTCCCGGTCGTGTTTGTCGTAGACGACGGCGATGAACGCGTACGGCTTGTTCACCCAGCGGTACTCCACCAGCTCGTAGTGGTCGAGAAACGAGAAGTCGAAGAACCGCGTCGCGATGAACTCGTCCGTCGGCGGCTCGGTGAACAGTTTGTCGGTGGCCGTCGCGAAGTACTCGCTTACGTCCGCGAGGATGTTCGTGACCGTCGGGTCCTCCCACAGCGCCAACTCCGCTTGTTCTTCCTCGAGGTCGACGAGGTCGATGTCGAGCACCTCGGTGAGCGCCCTGTCGTCCTCCGACCGCTCTTCGCGTCGGTCCGAGACGCCGTCCGTCTCGTCAGCCGTGCTCTCGAGCAGCCTCGCTGCCCGTTTCGAATCCCCTGTCACTCCCGTGTTCGTATCATCCATTTGTGTCTCCTGCAGTTCCCGGTAGGCCGCTGATACCGTGCTGCGGTTCTCCGGAATCCGGTCGTCTCGACGGGGAAGAAGCGCCGTTACGCTATCGGTCAAGACCACGTCGGCGTTGGCGACGCGGTCCCCCACTTCTGATGCCCGCCCCTGGTAGTCGCAAACTGCAGCACCCACAGATGGTATCGATTGTTACCAGTTTACAGCTAGTTACACTGTATTTAATATAGGAACGTTACCAACCTATATAAATAAATCTGTAATTTATATACCATCTACTAATAATACAAGAACGTTCATTCGCCACGTTTTGTCGGCGTTCGTTCCCTGTGAACAGATATCCCGCCGCGCCCTCGCGTCTGGTGTACCCGGGCGGGCCTGTCAGTGGGCGTCGTCGATGAGTCGACCGTGGACGTCGATCTCACCGTCCCGAATCCGGGTGCTGCTGATTCGCCTGCCGTCCTCGGCGGTGACGAACGGCGGCGTGTGGACCTCCAGCGGTCGGAGGCCGTTCTCGCGACGACGCTCGTTGAGCTGGTAAGCGCGGTGCTGGGCTTTCGCCTCGGGCGAGACGACCAGCGCGTCCACGTCGTCCCGTGTCGCGGCGGGGCCCAGTGTGTCCTCGAGCCGGTGGACCTCGTAGGACGCCGTGTACGCCCCTGCGAGTCGGGCGAGCTCGTCGTCGAGCGCGTCCCGCCGGTCCGCGTACGGCCCCAGCATCTCTACGTGTTCGGGGTCACTTCGTGTCTCTGCAGCCAGTTCGGTGCTCGTGAGCGCGACGACGACGTGGCCGTCCCCCGGCCCGTCGTGACTCGCCGTCTGGAACGCTTTGTGCAACAGGGCACGGTGCCCGTTGTGGATGGGTGTGAACGTACCGCCGAGAATCGCCGTTCGGTCGGGGTCAGCCATACCCGACGTTGCCGCGGGAGTGCCGTATATCCCGGGCCCGGTGACCTACCATCGCTCGACCAGGACGTCGCCGGACCTGAGGACGCGAATCGGCGCCGTCTCTTCGAGCAAGGACCGGGCCTGGTCGAGTTTCTCGGCCTTCTCCGCGTACAGCGTCAGGAGGTCGTCGCCGACGCCCACCTCGTCACCCGTCCGACAGTGGAGCAGGATGCCGGCCCGATGGTCTTTGGGTGCGCCCGCCCGCCGCGCCAGTTCGTTCACGAGCGCGTTGTCGACGTG
This DNA window, taken from Haloarcula ordinaria, encodes the following:
- a CDS encoding phosphopantetheine adenylyltransferase; the protein is MADPDRTAILGGTFTPIHNGHRALLHKAFQTASHDGPGDGHVVVALTSTELAAETRSDPEHVEMLGPYADRRDALDDELARLAGAYTASYEVHRLEDTLGPAATRDDVDALVVSPEAKAQHRAYQLNERRRENGLRPLEVHTPPFVTAEDGRRISSTRIRDGEIDVHGRLIDDAH
- a CDS encoding type II/IV secretion system ATPase subunit, with protein sequence MDDTNTGVTGDSKRAARLLESTADETDGVSDRREERSEDDRALTEVLDIDLVDLEEEQAELALWEDPTVTNILADVSEYFATATDKLFTEPPTDEFIATRFFDFSFLDHYELVEYRWVNKPYAFIAVVYDKHDREHRYLVEEVLMNNFERYVRQDLVELLRNQLMYKEFDDETERRELFVSEATEMILENAATVENGTLYKLLYYLVRDFIDYGAIDPIMRDPAVEDVSCDGTNVPVFVYHREYRDLKTNIAFDRESLDTFIFRTAQRAGKQLTVSNPLVDASLPNGSRVQMTLGGDISTRGSNFTIRKFADIPFTPVDLVRWNTFSAEQMAYYWVAIQNNKSLIFAGGTGSGKTSSMNAISFFIPPRSKIVSIEDTREIDLPHENWIQSVTRTPLTSEGRGEVSMYNLLNAALRQRPEYLLVGEIRTEERVALTFFQAMSTGHTAYTTFHADSVDTVISRLQNAPLNVPVQMLQDLDIVSIQRQTYIGEKRVRRNAETAEILPQEYDMDEVRSKRIFERDATTDTHEQVGKSELMREIAAERGWDEDELQAQLDDRAQLLQYLADEGINGYVEVTAAIQLFDKDRDRTMDDLAAGRITASYLRDYGPDVEDLKSQGVDLRTLIEED